From Dioscorea cayenensis subsp. rotundata cultivar TDr96_F1 chromosome 13, TDr96_F1_v2_PseudoChromosome.rev07_lg8_w22 25.fasta, whole genome shotgun sequence, the proteins below share one genomic window:
- the LOC120274832 gene encoding uncharacterized protein LOC120274832: protein MLNTYTNNSTGASTSSFPHSPLSYPLLIEFAINLFQISERMQQRQEPGEVARTNAIMARFRPIAPRPELMEPPRQRSIIAELHLRSRPYRTRRGRSSTSIPPILLKRQRNSTEYIQPCPPPRQLPAELVKPKVMVPMPVRPTPLRPITSHIRIIGNIIEILKPMRTLVTMKPEDVEERIEMDDFPAIISDQKNRARLMNSAYKEMVKQPECVWFDTMGIRQGRRLRSRRINGVVTLGLPENVSLPQNGFSCSVNIEWQNNGKKFIGNVPCEVLKLCCESMNYSFVWRFHINQGTVINMEA, encoded by the coding sequence ATGCTCAACACGTACACAAACAACAGCACAGGTGCCAGCACCTCCTCCTTCCCTCACAGCCCCCTTTCATATCCCCTTTTGATTGAATTTGCCATCAATCTCTTTCAAATCTCTGAGAGGATGCAGCAGAGGCAGGAGCCTGGCGAGGTGGCCAGAACCAATGCGATTATGGCTAGGTTCCGGCCAATCGCACCAAGGCCGGAGCTGATGGAACCGCCACGGCAGCGATCCATCATTGCAGAGCTCCACCTGCGAAGCCGGCCATACCGGACTCGCAGGGGCCGGAGCAGCACCAGCATCCCACCTATCCTGTTAAAGCGCCAGCGTAATTCAACAGAATACATACAACCATGCCCTCCTCCAAGACAACTGCCAGCAGAATTGGTGAAACCTAAAGTGATGGTGCCAATGCCAGTGAGACCAACACCATTGAGGCCAATTACCTCGCACATCCGTATCATCGGCAATATCATTGAGATACTCAAACCGATGAGGACACTTGTGACAATGAAACCGGAGGATGTTGAGGAGAGGATTGAGATGGATGACTTTCCGGCAATCATCTCTGACCAGAAGAACAGAGCTAGGCTGATGAACTCTGCTTATAAAGAGATGGTTAAGCAGCCTGAGTGCGTCTGGTTTGACACCATGGGGATTAGACAGGGGAGGAGGCTGAGGTCAAGGAGGATCAATGGGGTGGTCACTTTGGGCCTCCCGGAGAATGTGTCCTTGCCACAGAATGGGTTTTCATGCAGTGTTAACATTGAATGGCAGAACAATGGAAAGAAGTTTATTGGGAATGTACCTTGTGAGGTTCTGAAGCTTTGCTGTGAATCCATGAACTACAGCTTTGTGTGGAGGTTTCACATCAACCAGGGAACTGTGATCAACATGGAAGCTTAA
- the LOC120274942 gene encoding uncharacterized protein LOC120274942, with the protein MGSSSPRRRPLHALRPTETLDLPHGLSLAPRFKLLLTLFRTDPAVRPIDEWKLKQALLSFLRSSLSLPLPDHSDDLVIRRRPDLHKRRLSDPVADGSLHIRDFSSLRLEDTDDTDLLRRRFSEWCSSVEDRLQGIEVNVEGVKFRLTVDAPKVDNFEWMKKSWEDHYASKLLDSRRNSWRGVARRPDTIIVSGVPSRWFAEPRVSSKASMLVSHTIFTALGRIRNLNVAGDDNLGQKVDEVTGSGIWTSVQDLGSRSSCPGLPSAANFSIESEGSNLKVDYKLTWDRDGYFQKLQQRPVNSQVQEKVDRLHAVPTHIGKEAPRQHTQLTRTDHNGPRPKRFRE; encoded by the exons ATGGGCTCGTCGTCTCCCCGCCGGCGACCCCTGCATGCCCTTCGGCCAACCGAAACCCTAGACCTCCCTCATGGCCTCTCCCTCGCTCCTCGCTTCAAGCTCCTCCTCACCCTCTTCCGCACCGACCCTGCTGTGCGGCCAATTGATGAGTGGAAGCTCAAGCAAGCTCTCCTCTCTTTTCTCCGCTCCTCCCTCTCCCTTCCCCTCCCTGACCACTCCGATGACCTCGTCATCCGCCGCCGCCCCGACCTTCACAAGCGCCGGCTCTCCGATCCCGTCGCCGATGGCTCGCTCCACATCCGCGACTTCTCCTCACTCCGTCTTGAAGATACTGATGATACTGATCTTCTCCGCCGGCGCTTCTCCGAGTGGTGCTCCTCCGTCGAGGACCGGCTTCAAGGAATCGAGGTCAATGTCGAGGGGGTTAAGTTCCGTCTGACAGTTGATGCTCCGAAAGTTGATAATTTTGAGTGGATGAAGAAGTCGTGGGAGGATCATTATGCCTCCAAATTGCTCGATAGTCGTA GGAATTCTTGGAGAGGTGTTGCACGGAGGCCGGATACTATCATTGTTTCCGGTGTGCCTTCGAGGTGGTTTGCAGAGCCGAGAGTATCGTCCAAGGCCTCAATGCTTGTCTCTCACACCATCTTTACAGCATTGGGGAGAATCAG GAATCTCAATGTTGCTGGTGATGATAATTTAGGCCAGAAAGTGGATGAAGTTACTGGAAGTGGCATCTGGACTTCAGTGCAAGATCTGGGTTCA AGATCTAGCTGCCCAGGCTTGCCTAGTGCTGCCAACTTTTCTATTGAATCT GAGGGTTCAAATCTTAAAGTAGATTACAAGTTAACTTGGGATCGAGATGGTTATTTCCAAAAACTGCAGCAAAGGCCTGTGAATAGTCAGGTACAAGAGAAGGTTGACAGGCTGCATGCAGTGCCAACTCACATCGGTAAGGAGGCTCCAAGGCAACACACACAGCTTACCCGGACTGATCATAATGGTCCACGGCCTAAAAGATTCAGG GAATGA
- the LOC120274834 gene encoding NADH dehydrogenase [ubiquinone] iron-sulfur protein 4, mitochondrial, producing MAAPLRHRSFSMARLRSLRPDLASLMRSFASDALVELKPGEIGMVSGIPQEHLRRKVMIYSPARTATQQGSGKVGRWKINFMSTQKWENPLMGWTSTGDPYANVGDSALSFDSAEAAAAFAEKHGWDFVVRKRHTPVLKVKAYADNFKWKGPPKSEEN from the exons ATGGCTGCCCCTCTTCGACATCGAAGCTTTTCCATGGCTCGTCTTCGATCCCTCCGCCCTGATCTTGCCTCGTTGATGAGATCCTTCGCTTCCGATGCCCTCGTTGAACTGAAGCCCGGCGAGATCGGCATGGTCTCTGGCATCCCCCAAGAGCACCTTCGTCGCAAG GTGATGATTTATTCACCAGCTCGAACTGCAACTCAGCAAGGTTCTGGAAAAGTTGGAAGATGGAAAATCAATTTTATGTCAACACAGAA ATGGGAGAATCCATTGATGGGCTGGACATCCACTGGGGATCCTTATGCTAATGTAGGGGATTCTGCACTTAGTTTTGACAGTGCAGAGGCTGCAGCAGCGTTTGCTGAAAAGCATGGATGGGATTTTGTG GTTAGGAAGCGTCACACTCCTGTTTTGAAG GTGAAAGCTTATGCAGACAATTTCAAGTGGAAGGGCCCCCCAAAATCAGAAGAAAATTAG
- the LOC120274580 gene encoding rhodopsin-like, which yields MSYTPPPPQGYPSKDGHPPPGYAQGYSAQGYPPSGYPPPSYGPPPGYPPQGYAPYPPPQYVQAPPPQRPTTGSSFCEGWVLPDSGDGSDSGRWPNRDPLRMDRVWIGLV from the exons atgAGCTACACACCGCCGCCGCCTCAAG GGTATCCATCCAAGGACGGTCATCCACCTCCCGGCTATGCTCAGGGCTATTCGGCCCAGGGGTATCCTCCGTCAGGATATCCTCCTCCGAGTTATGGGCCGCCTCCCGGGTACCCTCCACAAGGGTATGCCCCTTACCCTCCGCCGCAGTACGTTCAAGCGCCGCCTCCTCAACGGCCGACCACCGGCTCTTCCTTCTGCGAAGGATG GGTTTTGCCGGATTCCGGCGATGGATCGGATTCGGGTCGTTGGCCCAATCGGGATCCGTTAAGAATGGATCGGGTTTGGATTGGGTTGGTATAG